A window from Citrus sinensis cultivar Valencia sweet orange chromosome 3, DVS_A1.0, whole genome shotgun sequence encodes these proteins:
- the LOC102624497 gene encoding 30S ribosomal protein S6 alpha, chloroplastic, which translates to MASSSLTSTLTSQSKSPFYPQQLSQLPSSPLFSFARSLKTFRTNAKSLILHKKNSNSVSLTVKAQTIDFSGSFFEGGGFGSDDDPTSVPPGSVGTATAIEDKEEPQCPPGLRQYETMMVLRPDMSEDERLALTQKYEELLVAGGGMYVEVFNRGVIPLAYSIRKRNKAGESNTYLDGIYLLFTYFTKPESIEALERTMKADDDVIRSSSFKVRKQKQKG; encoded by the exons ATGGCGAGCTCCTCTCTCACGTCAACTCTCACCTCTCAATCAAAATCTCCATTTTACCCTCAGCAGCTCTCTCAGCTCCCTTCCTCACCTCTCTTCTCCTTCGCTCGCAGCCTCAAAACTTTCCGTACAAACGCAAAATCTCTCATTTTACACAAGAAGAATAGCAACTCTGTTTCTCTAACCGTCAAAGCACAAACCATTGACTTCTCGGGTTCGTTTTTCGAGGGCGGTGGATTCGGCTCGGACGATGACCCGACATCAGTGCCACCCGGGTCGGTCGGAACCGCCACCGCTATCGAAGATAAAGAGGAGCCACAGTGCCCACCTGGGTTAAGACAATACGAGACAATGATGGTCTTGAGACCCGACATGTCCGAAGATGAAAGACTCGCTCTCACTCAGAAGTACGAGGAG TTGCTTGTTGCTGGGGGTGGCATGTATGTGGAGGTATTCAATAGAGGGGTTATTCCATTGGCCTACAGCATCAGGAAGAGAAACAAAGCTGGGGAGTCCAACACTTACTTGGATGGTATCTATCTCCTCTTCACCTACTTCACTAAACCAGAGTCAATAGAAGCTCTTGAGAGGACAATGAAagcagatgatgatgttatcCGATCATCCAGTTTTAAAGTTAGGAAGCAGAAGCAGAAGGGTTAA
- the LOC102625346 gene encoding probable E3 ubiquitin-protein ligase RHA4A codes for MMGLPDTPSEAPHLYPQAIQLKLYQAFIFSIPILFSIILFLLFYLFYLKRRASVLSSTPIVPTSSNQATTYVHSTCEHIGWKGEIKDRLPTILFDEELRTRDSQCCVCLGEFEIKEELLQVPSCKHVFHVECIHYWLHSNTTCPLCRCSIVPITKLYNPATASVVTRLLQDSGTNSNQNQQNTPSEQQEQQQLDGICTEQLTIHIEGSSSTSSACSISSKRLSEMSSTGNDGSSDQESVVAHMHIPNA; via the exons ATGATGGGGCTTCCTGATACTCCAAGTGAAGCTCCTCACCTATATCCTCAAGCTATTCAACTCAAACTTTACCAGGCCTTCATATTCTCAATTCCCATCCTCTTTtctattattctctttttgttgttttacttGTTCTATCTCAAGAGAAGGGCTTCCGTTCTTTCTTCAACTCCTATAGTTCCGACCAGTTCTAATCAGGCTACCACATATGTCCACTCG ACTTGTGAGCATATTGGTTGGAAAGGGGAAATCAAAGACAGGCTTCCAACAATCTTGTTTGATGAAGAATTAAGGACAAGGGATTCACA ATGTTGTGTCTGCCTGGGGGAATTTGAGATCAAAGAGGAGTTACTCCAGGTTCCATCTTGCAAACATGTGTTTCATGTCGAGTGCATACATTACTGGCTTCATTCAAACACAACATGCCCACTCTGTAGATGCTCCATTGTTCCTATTACCAAACTCTACAATCCAGCAACAGCTAGTGTTGTTACCAGACTACTACAAGATAGTGGCACCAACTCCAACCAGAATCAACAGAACACACCATCCGAACAacaagaacaacaacaactaGATGGTATCTGTACAGAACAGCTTACTATACACATTGAAGGTTCATCGAGTACAAGTAGTGCATGTTCAATCAGCTCTAAGAGATTGTCTGAGATGTCTAGCACAGGGAATGATGGTTCTTCGGATCAAGAATCAGTTGTTGCCCACATGCATATTCCAAACGCATAA
- the LOC102625064 gene encoding cellulose synthase-like protein G3 isoform X2, translated as MRPIRRKEFPENLLKVMKPSEFPALDVFVCTADPYKEPPINVVNTALSVMAFDYPTDKLSVYVSDDGGCAATLFGFVEAAKFARHWLPFCRKNNVLETNPETYFSLNHAACCPETQQIEMMYRNMKVRVADVVNTGKVSDEYITSDQEREAFNKWTDNFSRYDHPAVIQVLIDNGKDEDTTGHFLPKLIYVSREKSKSCPSHFKAGALNTMLRVSATMTNAPIILTLDCDTSSNDPQTPLRVLCYVSNPVTRSNLSFVQFPQRFRGLSSNDIYAAEFRRLFFVNLLGFDGLKGATYVGTGTFFCRRALFGSPSNLISPEIPELHPNYAVDEPIQSPSILSLAHHVASCNYENRTNWGSKMGFRYGSLTEDYYTGYRLHCEGWRSIYCTPDRPAFYGDAPITLFDFINQYKRWAIGGLQMAFARYSPFTVGTKTIGLMGLAYGHYAIWPIWCIPTLVYAFIPQLALLKGVSIFPKVSEPWFLLYVFMFLGAYGQDFLEFVLEGGTFGKWWNDQRMWMIMGPSCFLFGSFEYLLKSLGISAFGFNVTSKVLDNDQSKRYELEIFYFGVPSPMFVPLAMAAIINLLSFFLGLLKMVGGSDKEGLVLQMLIAGFIMVNCWPIYEAMVLRSDKGKMPAQVTIIAAILAWTLCTSASLIF; from the exons ATGCGTCCGATTCGTCGCAAAGAGTTCCCCGAAAATCTTTTAAAGGTTATGAAACCAAGTGAGTTTCCAGCTTTGGATGTGTTTGTATGCACTGCGGATCCCTACAAGGAACCGCCTATAAATGTTGTCAACACCGCTTTGTCCGTGATGGCTTTTGACTATCCAACCGATAAGCTTTCCGTTTATGTATCGGATGATGGAGGCTGCGCTGCGACTCTCTTTGGTTTCGTGGAGGCGGCTAAGTTTGCAAGGCATTGGTTACCTTTTTGCAGGAAGAACAATGTTCTGGAAACGAACCCTGAAACATATTTCTCATTAAACCATGCAGCTTGCTGCCCTGAAACTCAACAGATTGAG ATGATGTATAGAAACATGAAAGTCAGGGTAGCAGATGTTGTCAATACTGGGAAAGTTAGCGATGAGTACATCACTTCAGACCAAGAACGCGAGGCTTTCAATAAATGGACTGATAATTTTAGCCGCTATGATCACCCCGCTGTCATTCAG GTTCTAATAGACAATGGCAAAGACGAAGACACCACTGGCCATTTTTTGCCCAAGCTCATCTATGTCTCTAGAGAAAAAAGCAAGTCTTGTCCCAGCCATTTTAAAGCCGGTGCCCTCAACACCATG ctCCGAGTATCAGCTACAATGACCAATGCACCAATAATCTTGACCTTGGATTGTGACACGTCCTCAAATGATCCTCAAACACCTCTTCGTGTGCTATGCTATGTATCTAATCCCGTTACTCGATCAAACTTATCATTTGTCCAATTCCCCCAACGTTTTCGCGGACTAAGCAGCAATGACATTTATGCTGCTGAGTTTAGACGTTTGTTTTTTGTTAATCTTCTGGGTTTCGACGGCCTAAAGGGTGCTACGTATGTTGGTACCGGAACCTTCTTTTGTCGACGAGCACTTTTTGGTAGTCCATCAAATCTGATTTCACCTGAAATCCCTGAGCTGCATCCAAATTATGCTGTTGATGAGCCAATTCAGTCCCCATCCATTTTGTCATTGGCTCACCATGTAGCAAGCTGCAACTATGAGAACCGAACCAATTGGGGTTCTAAG ATGGGCTTTAGATATGGATCATTAACTGAGGACTACTACACTGGGTATCGGCTACATTGTGAGGGATGGAGGTCTATATATTGCACGCCTGATCGGCCTGCATTTTACGGTGATGCACCAATCACGCTCTTTGATTTCATAAATCAGTACAAGCGATGGGCCATTGGTGGCCTTCAGATGGCCTTTGCTAGATACAGTCCGTTCACCGTTGGAACCAAAACTATTGGCTTGATGGGGCTGGCTTATGGCCATTATGCAATTTGGCCGATTTGGTGTATTCCTACTTTGGTTTATGCATTCATTCCCCAACTAGCTCTCCTCAAAGGAGTCAGTATCTTCCCAAAG GTTTCAGAGCCATGGTTTCTGTTATACGTATTTATGTTCCTTGGGGCATATGGACAAGATTTCCTAGAATTTGTATTAGAAGGAGGAACATTCGGAAAATGGTGGAATGATCAGAGGATGTGGATGATAATGGGACCctcttgtttcctttttggATCTTTTGAGTACTTACTCAAGTCACTGGGAATTTCTGCATTTGGATTCAATGTGACCAGCAAAGTACTCGATAATGACCAAAGCAAAAGATATGAActagagattttttattttggagtGCCATCACCCATGTTTGTGCCACTAGCAATGGCGGCAATCATTAACTTATTATCGTTTTTCTTGGGGTTGTTAAAGATGGTTGGGGGCAGTGATAAGGAGGGGTTAGTCTTGCAGATGTTGATAGCAGGTTTTATCATGGTCAATTGCTGGCCAATTTATGAAGCCATGGTCTTGAGAAGTGATAAAGGGAAGATGCCTGCCCAAGTTACTATTATTGCAGCAATTCTTGCTTGGACTCTTTGTACATCAGCttctctcattttctaa
- the LOC102625064 gene encoding cellulose synthase-like protein G3 isoform X1 has translation MWPLNTTEPLRRTALNRVFAAVYTCAIFGLLYHHVQIIHSRTPLASLSLLLSDTVLAFMWATMQVFRMRPIRRKEFPENLLKVMKPSEFPALDVFVCTADPYKEPPINVVNTALSVMAFDYPTDKLSVYVSDDGGCAATLFGFVEAAKFARHWLPFCRKNNVLETNPETYFSLNHAACCPETQQIEMMYRNMKVRVADVVNTGKVSDEYITSDQEREAFNKWTDNFSRYDHPAVIQVLIDNGKDEDTTGHFLPKLIYVSREKSKSCPSHFKAGALNTMLRVSATMTNAPIILTLDCDTSSNDPQTPLRVLCYVSNPVTRSNLSFVQFPQRFRGLSSNDIYAAEFRRLFFVNLLGFDGLKGATYVGTGTFFCRRALFGSPSNLISPEIPELHPNYAVDEPIQSPSILSLAHHVASCNYENRTNWGSKMGFRYGSLTEDYYTGYRLHCEGWRSIYCTPDRPAFYGDAPITLFDFINQYKRWAIGGLQMAFARYSPFTVGTKTIGLMGLAYGHYAIWPIWCIPTLVYAFIPQLALLKGVSIFPKVSEPWFLLYVFMFLGAYGQDFLEFVLEGGTFGKWWNDQRMWMIMGPSCFLFGSFEYLLKSLGISAFGFNVTSKVLDNDQSKRYELEIFYFGVPSPMFVPLAMAAIINLLSFFLGLLKMVGGSDKEGLVLQMLIAGFIMVNCWPIYEAMVLRSDKGKMPAQVTIIAAILAWTLCTSASLIF, from the exons atgtGGCCTCTTAACACGACGGAGCCCCTCCGCCGCACAGCCTTGAACCGTGTGTTCGCGGCAGTTTACACGTGTGCCATATTCGGTCTGCTGTATCATCATGTACAAATTATTCACAGCAGAACCCCGCTAGCATCTTTGTCTCTGTTACTCTCTGATACTGTTCTAGCATTCATGTGGGCAACCATGCAGGTCTTTCGCATGCGTCCGATTCGTCGCAAAGAGTTCCCCGAAAATCTTTTAAAGGTTATGAAACCAAGTGAGTTTCCAGCTTTGGATGTGTTTGTATGCACTGCGGATCCCTACAAGGAACCGCCTATAAATGTTGTCAACACCGCTTTGTCCGTGATGGCTTTTGACTATCCAACCGATAAGCTTTCCGTTTATGTATCGGATGATGGAGGCTGCGCTGCGACTCTCTTTGGTTTCGTGGAGGCGGCTAAGTTTGCAAGGCATTGGTTACCTTTTTGCAGGAAGAACAATGTTCTGGAAACGAACCCTGAAACATATTTCTCATTAAACCATGCAGCTTGCTGCCCTGAAACTCAACAGATTGAG ATGATGTATAGAAACATGAAAGTCAGGGTAGCAGATGTTGTCAATACTGGGAAAGTTAGCGATGAGTACATCACTTCAGACCAAGAACGCGAGGCTTTCAATAAATGGACTGATAATTTTAGCCGCTATGATCACCCCGCTGTCATTCAG GTTCTAATAGACAATGGCAAAGACGAAGACACCACTGGCCATTTTTTGCCCAAGCTCATCTATGTCTCTAGAGAAAAAAGCAAGTCTTGTCCCAGCCATTTTAAAGCCGGTGCCCTCAACACCATG ctCCGAGTATCAGCTACAATGACCAATGCACCAATAATCTTGACCTTGGATTGTGACACGTCCTCAAATGATCCTCAAACACCTCTTCGTGTGCTATGCTATGTATCTAATCCCGTTACTCGATCAAACTTATCATTTGTCCAATTCCCCCAACGTTTTCGCGGACTAAGCAGCAATGACATTTATGCTGCTGAGTTTAGACGTTTGTTTTTTGTTAATCTTCTGGGTTTCGACGGCCTAAAGGGTGCTACGTATGTTGGTACCGGAACCTTCTTTTGTCGACGAGCACTTTTTGGTAGTCCATCAAATCTGATTTCACCTGAAATCCCTGAGCTGCATCCAAATTATGCTGTTGATGAGCCAATTCAGTCCCCATCCATTTTGTCATTGGCTCACCATGTAGCAAGCTGCAACTATGAGAACCGAACCAATTGGGGTTCTAAG ATGGGCTTTAGATATGGATCATTAACTGAGGACTACTACACTGGGTATCGGCTACATTGTGAGGGATGGAGGTCTATATATTGCACGCCTGATCGGCCTGCATTTTACGGTGATGCACCAATCACGCTCTTTGATTTCATAAATCAGTACAAGCGATGGGCCATTGGTGGCCTTCAGATGGCCTTTGCTAGATACAGTCCGTTCACCGTTGGAACCAAAACTATTGGCTTGATGGGGCTGGCTTATGGCCATTATGCAATTTGGCCGATTTGGTGTATTCCTACTTTGGTTTATGCATTCATTCCCCAACTAGCTCTCCTCAAAGGAGTCAGTATCTTCCCAAAG GTTTCAGAGCCATGGTTTCTGTTATACGTATTTATGTTCCTTGGGGCATATGGACAAGATTTCCTAGAATTTGTATTAGAAGGAGGAACATTCGGAAAATGGTGGAATGATCAGAGGATGTGGATGATAATGGGACCctcttgtttcctttttggATCTTTTGAGTACTTACTCAAGTCACTGGGAATTTCTGCATTTGGATTCAATGTGACCAGCAAAGTACTCGATAATGACCAAAGCAAAAGATATGAActagagattttttattttggagtGCCATCACCCATGTTTGTGCCACTAGCAATGGCGGCAATCATTAACTTATTATCGTTTTTCTTGGGGTTGTTAAAGATGGTTGGGGGCAGTGATAAGGAGGGGTTAGTCTTGCAGATGTTGATAGCAGGTTTTATCATGGTCAATTGCTGGCCAATTTATGAAGCCATGGTCTTGAGAAGTGATAAAGGGAAGATGCCTGCCCAAGTTACTATTATTGCAGCAATTCTTGCTTGGACTCTTTGTACATCAGCttctctcattttctaa
- the LOC102624770 gene encoding cellulose synthase-like protein G3, translated as MRGKSSGTEIPPLNTTEPIRRTALNRVFAVVYTCAIFALLYHRVETLTIRSRNPLVLVVSFCLLLSDVILALMWATTQAFRMRPIHRREFPGNLQKVVRPREFPALDVFICTADPYKEPPLSVVNTALSVMAYDYPTEKLSVYVSDDGGSALTFFAFMEAAKFAAHWLPFCRKFNLMERNPRAYFSSSSSTSTHACCSEIKMMYESMKVKVEHVVESGKVGDENITGDREREAFSKWTDDFTRHEHPTVIQVLLETSKDRDITGHFMPNLVYVSREKSKTSPHRFKAGALNVLLRVSAIMTNAPMVLTLDCDMSSNDPQTPLRVLCYISDPATRPNLSFVQFPQRFRGLSKNDIYASEFKRLFLINFLGMDGLKGPNHVGTGAFFCRRSLFGSPSTLISPEIPQLHPNHVVDKDKPIHESPAMLSLAHHVAGCNYENQTKWGSKMGIRYGSLVEDYYTGYLLHCEGWRSIFCNPDRPAFYGDAPTTLVDLLNQHKRWAIGLLEVAFSRYCPITFGIRTMGLMGLAYAHYSFWPIWSIPIMVYAFLPQLALASGISIFPKISEPGFLLYLFLFLGAYGQDCLDFLLEGGTFRKWWNDQRIWLIRGLSCHLFGTLEYLLKSLGISAFGFNVTSKVVDDEQSKIYSQEMLDFGVPSPMFVTLAVAAIVNFFSFSFGFLQMICGSDDNEGLPLQMLLAGFIMLNCWPVYEAMVLRTDKGKMPTKVTIIAAFLAWTLYAAAFHISFSK; from the exons atgagagGCAAAAGTAGCGGCACCGAGATCCCTCCTCTTAACACGACGGAGCCCATCCGCCGGACCGCCTTGAACCGTGTGTTCGCGGTAGTTTACACGTGTGCCATATTTGCTCTACTGTATCACCGTGTAGAAACACTAACTATCCGCAGCAGAAACCCCTTGGTGCTAGTAGTATCTTTCTGTTTGTTACTTTCCGATGTTATTCTAGCCTTGATGTGGGCAACCACGCAGGCCTTTCGCATGCGCCCTATTCATCGCAGGGAATTCCCCGGAAACCTCCAAAAAGTTGTGAGACCGAGAGAATTTCCTGCTTTGGATGTGTTTATATGCACAGCGGATCCCTACAAGGAACCGCCCCTCAGTGTTGTGAACACGGCTTTATCGGTGATGGCTTACGACTATCCAACGGAGAAGCTTTCGGTTTATGTATCGGACGATGGTGGATCGGCACTTACTTTCTTCGCTTTCATGGAGGCAGCTAAGTTTGCAGCCCACTGGTTACCTTTTTGCAGGAAATTCAATCTTATGGAGAGAAATCCTCGTGCATATTTCTCCTCATCATCATCCACATCAACCCATGCTTGTTGCTCCGAGATTAAG ATGATGTATGAAAGTATGAAAGTCAAGGTAGAGCATGTGGTTGAGAGTGGGAAAGTTGGCGACGAGAACATCACTGGAGACCGAGAACGGGAAGCATTCAGTAAATGGACTGATGATTTTACACGCCACGAACATCCCACTGTCATTCAG GTTCTATTAGAGACCAGCAAAGATAGGGACATAACAGGCCATTTTATGCCAAACCTCGTTTATGTCTCTAGAGAGAAAAGCAAGACTTCTCCTCACCGTTTCAAAGCCGGTGCCCTCAACGTCCTG CTTCGAGTGTCGGCTATAATGACCAATGCACCAATGGTCTTGACATTGGACTGtgacatgagctcaaatgatCCTCAGACACCTCTTCGAGTGCTGTGCTACATATCAGACCCAGCAACTCGACCAAACTTGTCATTCGTCCAGTTCCCTCAACGTTTTCGCGGACTAAGCAAGAACGACATTTACGCTTCTGAGTTTAAACGCCTGTTTCTGATTAATTTTCTGGGAATGGACGGGTTAAAGGGTCCTAATCACGTTGGAACCGGAGCCTTCTTTTGTCGACGGTCGTTATTCGGTAGCCCATCTACTCTAATTTCCCCAGAAATTCCCCAACTCCATCCAAACCATGTCGTTGATAAAGATAAACCAATTCATGAGTCCCCGGCCATGCTGTCGCTGGCTCATCACGTAGCAGGTTGCAATTATGAGAACCAAACCAAATGGGGGTCTAAG ATGGGCATCAGATATGGCTCTTTGGTCGAGGACTACTACACTGGGTATCTGCTGCACTGCGAAGGATGGAGGTCCATATTTTGCAATCCTGATAGGCCAGCATTTTATGGTGACGCCCCAACAACTCTCGTTGATTTGCTAAATCAACACAAGCGATGGGCCATTGGCCTCCTTGAGGTGGCCTTTTCCAGATACTGTCCCATAACCTTCGGGATCCGAACCATGGGCTTAATGGGCCTAGCTTATGCTCATTATTCATTCTGGCCTATTTGGTCTATTCCAATAATGGTATATGCATTCCTCCCCCAGCTAGCTCTCGCCAGTGGAATCAGCATCTTCCCAAAG ATTTCGGAACCAGGGTTTCTCCTGTacttatttcttttccttgGAGCTTATGGACAAGATTGTCTAGATTTCCTATTGGAAGGAGGTACATTTCGAAAATGGTGGAATGATCAGAGAATATGGCTAATAAGGGGGCTTTCTTGTCACCTTTTTGGAACACTTGAGTACTTACTCAAGTCCTTGGGAATTTCTGCATTTGGATTCAATGTGACCAGCAAAGTCGTTGATGATGAACAAAGCAAAATATATAGCCAAGAGATGCTTGATTTTGGAGTGCCATCGCCTATGTTTGTGACACTGGCAGTGGCAGCAATAGTTaactttttctcattttcttttgggtTCTTACAGATGATCTGCGGCAGCGATGATAACGAGGGACTACCCTTGCAGATGTTGCTAGCAGGTTTCATCATGTTGAATTGCTGGCCAGTTTATGAAGCAATGGTGTTGAGAACTGATAAAGGAAAGATGCCTACCAAAGTTACTATTATTGCAGCATTTCTAGCATGGACTCTTTATGCCGCAGCATTTCATATCTCGTTCTCTAAGTAG